One part of the Marispirochaeta sp. genome encodes these proteins:
- a CDS encoding LapA family protein, whose protein sequence is MPWRLIFVVLLIGIVLFFVGFNIENRADVSFGFHVFSQVPIFISLFVAFLAGILVMLPFTFGFRHKRKIKDKLKREKTEKKERLPKPEGKKNKDLGSIIYEESGPGSDSETKNG, encoded by the coding sequence ATGCCCTGGAGATTGATTTTTGTTGTGCTGCTAATTGGGATTGTTCTCTTTTTTGTGGGATTCAATATAGAAAACCGGGCAGATGTTTCCTTTGGTTTTCATGTTTTTTCCCAGGTCCCGATATTCATCAGCCTGTTTGTAGCGTTTCTTGCCGGTATCCTTGTAATGCTGCCTTTTACATTCGGTTTCCGGCATAAACGCAAGATTAAAGACAAATTAAAGCGGGAAAAGACAGAGAAAAAAGAGAGGCTCCCCAAACCTGAAGGAAAAAAAAACAAGGACCTCGGGTCGATTATATACGAAGAATCCGGACCCGGCTCTGATTCAGAGACGAAGAACGGATAG
- a CDS encoding SPOR domain-containing protein, with the protein MRYFCLVCILAAVFINLHVSLWSEEVPYTAFQSIVEINGSAEREAALRERLSGIGSLNGRLLFLEEAARHEVLKDLSDRIRLELLLLGGRTEEAEELLVSLGEIESELGVRLAVNHGKIPLSESGEDSAVPGLNRRSLKVLAESSPGSPEYYAARRGMIFSAAFLLSPYFTAESESGQDHSLSEKTALSDSATSADGEMISIQVGAFSREQNASAHISYLSERGIGAEILEQKRQDGTTVYKTIIPGIPQSSAQRELIRLKEKGIEGFILY; encoded by the coding sequence ATGCGATATTTCTGCCTGGTCTGTATCCTTGCAGCTGTCTTTATAAATCTGCACGTGTCTCTCTGGTCAGAGGAGGTGCCTTATACGGCTTTCCAGTCCATAGTGGAGATAAACGGTTCCGCAGAAAGGGAAGCGGCCCTCAGGGAACGTCTCTCCGGGATTGGCAGCCTTAATGGCAGGCTCCTGTTTCTGGAAGAAGCCGCCCGGCATGAGGTCCTAAAGGACCTATCCGATCGCATACGGCTCGAGTTACTCCTTTTAGGCGGTAGAACGGAAGAAGCCGAAGAGCTGCTTGTTTCTCTCGGAGAGATTGAATCGGAGCTTGGCGTCCGTCTGGCTGTTAATCACGGAAAAATTCCGCTTTCTGAGAGCGGGGAGGATTCTGCTGTTCCCGGTCTTAATCGCCGCAGCCTGAAGGTTCTTGCAGAAAGCAGTCCCGGCAGTCCTGAATATTATGCCGCCCGGCGGGGTATGATTTTTTCCGCTGCCTTTTTACTCTCCCCTTATTTCACCGCTGAATCAGAATCTGGTCAGGATCATTCTCTTAGTGAGAAAACTGCTCTCTCAGACAGTGCAACCTCAGCCGACGGAGAGATGATCAGCATTCAGGTTGGGGCGTTTTCAAGAGAACAGAACGCTTCTGCTCACATCAGCTACCTTTCAGAGAGAGGAATAGGCGCCGAAATCCTGGAGCAGAAACGCCAGGATGGCACAACGGTCTACAAGACGATCATTCCCGGGATTCCCCAATCATCGGCCCAGCGGGAACTGATCCGCTTAAAAGAGAAGGGAATCGAAGGGTTCATTCTTTATTGA
- a CDS encoding pallilysin-related adhesin, with the protein MRYNSILMKEQLSLFTLCILTVLFAVSCRQDTKPVEASTEPVIVTPSGGGSSDEQLAMALSGSLQEDEVQPKIDLPANSEIIQIVNENLDIDQIEEQIIAYRRNDLSGSSIRLLVADYDAIQDSYFPAWEASADISNTMSFSMSFIDLVGDHIPEILCTGTDPESGNQLLRVYRKSLSSSGFGLHFSQISSLSVRGSIEIVQIEREQAYYNGQKNGKSFPIVTHEQDENSENLSDLIKTTYYWRYQENSYAQVMREQVQGEKIEDERLSRLFRSNEKDFETFLQGPWLKTRQDASGRVTHSVLYFHPDNKIFANYSGDVQEEYIWQASNRTNYNQLYIIGANDLIRYIRKQLSITVQDLHNIHIWTSDINDTWSGEYQRISGDVQSIFFPDSTTSQDLPFYLSGVFTNEAGVSIVFDEPRFQYRDNDGERNGGYALYFSGAGYNRNLILELVFLSDAGLIEKRQVYKVDYLEEQREQEIIRTVYLIPGKVGVRGFVPDDASFIQYEQIETIDSSKDQINKE; encoded by the coding sequence TTGCGTTACAATTCCATTCTTATGAAGGAACAACTGTCCCTATTCACCCTGTGTATTCTCACTGTTCTTTTTGCCGTTTCCTGCCGCCAGGACACGAAACCGGTGGAAGCATCCACCGAACCTGTCATAGTTACCCCCTCAGGCGGGGGATCTTCTGATGAGCAGCTGGCTATGGCACTTTCAGGTTCTTTGCAGGAAGACGAAGTCCAGCCAAAAATCGATCTGCCTGCCAACAGTGAAATAATCCAGATTGTTAACGAGAACCTCGACATTGACCAGATTGAAGAGCAGATCATTGCCTACCGGCGAAACGACCTGTCCGGTTCTTCTATTCGACTGCTTGTTGCCGATTACGACGCAATACAGGACAGCTATTTTCCTGCGTGGGAAGCGTCGGCCGATATCTCCAACACCATGAGTTTTTCAATGAGTTTTATCGACCTGGTAGGAGACCATATTCCTGAAATTCTATGTACCGGCACCGATCCTGAGAGCGGAAACCAGCTGCTGCGGGTTTACCGGAAAAGTCTGAGTTCCAGCGGTTTTGGTCTTCATTTTTCCCAGATATCATCCCTTTCGGTGCGCGGCTCAATTGAGATTGTGCAAATAGAACGGGAACAGGCCTATTATAACGGACAGAAAAACGGCAAGAGTTTTCCGATTGTGACCCATGAACAGGATGAAAACTCCGAGAATTTAAGCGATTTGATAAAAACCACCTATTACTGGCGATATCAGGAGAACTCTTACGCCCAGGTGATGCGGGAACAGGTTCAGGGGGAAAAGATTGAAGACGAGCGCTTGAGCCGTCTTTTCCGCTCAAATGAGAAGGATTTTGAAACCTTTCTCCAGGGCCCCTGGCTTAAAACACGTCAGGACGCGTCCGGCAGGGTCACTCATTCGGTGCTCTATTTTCATCCGGACAACAAAATTTTCGCCAACTATTCAGGAGATGTACAGGAAGAATATATCTGGCAGGCTTCAAACCGGACCAATTATAATCAGCTCTACATAATTGGCGCCAACGACCTTATCCGCTATATCCGGAAACAGTTGTCAATTACTGTACAAGACCTTCACAATATTCATATCTGGACCAGCGACATTAACGATACCTGGAGCGGGGAGTACCAACGGATCAGCGGCGACGTGCAGTCCATCTTTTTTCCTGACAGTACGACCAGCCAGGATCTGCCTTTTTATCTTTCCGGTGTATTTACCAATGAAGCCGGGGTTTCAATAGTATTTGATGAACCGCGCTTTCAGTACCGGGATAACGATGGAGAGAGGAACGGAGGCTACGCCCTCTACTTTTCCGGTGCCGGTTATAACCGCAACCTTATTCTGGAACTGGTTTTTCTCAGTGATGCAGGACTGATTGAAAAACGGCAGGTTTACAAGGTGGATTATCTTGAAGAACAACGGGAGCAGGAGATTATCCGTACTGTCTACCTGATCCCCGGCAAGGTGGGAGTCCGCGGCTTTGTGCCCGATGATGCAAGCTTTATTCAGTACGAACAGATTGAGACCATCGATTCTTCGAAAGACCAGATCAATAAAGAATGA
- a CDS encoding bifunctional oligoribonuclease/PAP phosphatase NrnA: MAFSQFKRLIDTYDIFFITCHETPDGDAIGAEIAMYHALTSIGKRVRIINADPVPDKYRYLYTAGTVELIQDLDEKPESDSVLLILDTNDIHNIGEVAESLLPHTAEYFIIDHHESGKDISSGRVIEASASSTCEILFKIMSELGIAISKEMAIALYTGIIYDTGCFVYPKTTAFTFSAAEKLVRAGANPNSLYTAIYESNSISSLKLQARVLSSLELHYDHHVAVLTMLRETIAAAGALYEEADTLINIPLQSEKIRVSVFFKENTEGLLRCSLRSKGNINVSRIAQKYGGGGHRTAAGFKSPCPLDQIHTLVLQDLAVHFPGTIA, encoded by the coding sequence ATGGCTTTTTCGCAATTCAAGAGGCTTATTGATACCTACGATATCTTTTTCATAACCTGTCATGAGACACCGGACGGGGATGCGATAGGTGCCGAAATCGCCATGTACCATGCTCTTACCTCGATTGGAAAACGGGTAAGGATAATCAACGCTGATCCGGTTCCTGATAAATACCGGTATCTTTACACAGCTGGAACAGTTGAGCTTATCCAGGATCTGGACGAAAAACCGGAATCTGACAGCGTTTTGCTCATTCTGGATACTAACGATATCCACAACATTGGAGAGGTAGCAGAAAGCCTTCTTCCCCACACCGCCGAGTACTTCATTATTGATCACCACGAGAGCGGCAAGGATATAAGCAGCGGCAGGGTCATTGAAGCTTCAGCTTCCTCGACATGCGAAATCCTTTTTAAAATAATGTCGGAATTGGGGATTGCCATATCAAAAGAGATGGCGATAGCCCTGTACACCGGCATTATTTATGACACTGGCTGTTTTGTGTATCCAAAAACAACCGCTTTTACCTTCAGTGCTGCAGAGAAGCTTGTACGGGCAGGAGCAAATCCAAACAGCCTGTATACTGCCATATATGAGAGCAACTCGATATCCTCCCTGAAACTGCAGGCCAGGGTCCTGTCCAGTCTGGAACTCCATTACGATCATCATGTTGCTGTCCTGACGATGCTGAGAGAAACGATTGCAGCTGCTGGTGCACTCTATGAGGAGGCGGACACCCTGATTAACATACCTCTCCAGTCAGAAAAGATACGGGTCAGCGTCTTTTTCAAGGAGAACACGGAAGGCCTGCTGCGATGCTCACTGCGGTCAAAGGGAAACATTAATGTCTCCAGGATAGCCCAGAAGTACGGCGGCGGCGGGCACCGTACAGCGGCAGGATTCAAATCTCCCTGCCCGCTTGACCAGATACACACGCTGGTACTCCAGGACCTTGCCGTTCATTTTCCCGGAACAATTGCCTGA
- a CDS encoding vWA domain-containing protein: MKKAERFNPHISNISNNPILIIILSIFSLFHLSADQRDENIDVFLVLDKSLSMIEEIDSVQEYVVDELVEKTLIPGDFFLVIQFYGTAELLLAEEVGLQNREDLTQKLRSVIADGHFTDIGNALDTLQETLKRYDERDRRRYMLLVTDGIQEAPPESKYYSPDGSFNHRFLENSKVIQKQGWKVHILGLGAGSAARELAETLSGTYTEVETETEQGEPSEHLAEDLAESTKELLGIVRISGTPKARAFSREGKSSLLLSLNSSGYEAEQTIHIRRLYVTIDGKEFTAAENIQLPVPPESDTEYEIPLFVDAAAELASRDVEMRADFSHGTVFTPAIFTTSVAAPGFMSRYWPYLIAALLVLILIALLIILISKGFFRGGRKLEIEIDWEETDKKKYISLPAKEKLFISEGISGIDVGLHKTGEVLATLHSEGDELLINTDKEDLFLGGSMRGNVLGKPMKIKDRYGKYKGLTFLRRK, translated from the coding sequence ATGAAAAAAGCTGAACGATTCAATCCTCATATTTCTAATATCTCTAATAACCCCATCCTTATAATCATTCTGTCAATTTTCTCACTTTTTCATCTGTCAGCAGATCAACGGGACGAGAACATTGATGTGTTCCTGGTACTTGATAAATCCTTGTCCATGATAGAGGAGATAGACTCCGTACAGGAATATGTTGTTGACGAACTTGTAGAGAAAACCCTTATTCCCGGAGACTTTTTTCTTGTTATACAGTTTTACGGTACCGCGGAGCTCCTGCTCGCCGAAGAGGTCGGCCTGCAAAACAGGGAAGATCTTACCCAAAAGCTGCGGAGCGTCATTGCAGACGGACATTTTACAGACATTGGGAACGCCCTTGATACCCTCCAGGAAACCCTGAAACGGTACGATGAACGCGACAGACGCCGCTATATGCTTCTTGTTACAGACGGTATTCAGGAGGCCCCTCCGGAAAGCAAATATTACTCCCCCGATGGGAGCTTCAACCATCGGTTTCTGGAAAACAGCAAGGTGATTCAAAAGCAGGGGTGGAAGGTCCACATTCTCGGTTTAGGCGCCGGCAGTGCTGCCCGGGAGCTGGCGGAAACCCTGAGCGGTACGTATACGGAAGTTGAAACTGAAACAGAACAGGGAGAACCCTCGGAGCATCTGGCGGAAGATCTGGCAGAAAGCACCAAAGAGCTTCTGGGAATAGTACGCATCAGCGGCACTCCGAAGGCCCGGGCATTCTCCAGAGAGGGCAAAAGCAGTCTTCTCTTATCCCTCAATAGCAGCGGCTACGAGGCGGAGCAGACAATACACATCCGCAGGCTGTATGTAACTATAGATGGAAAAGAGTTTACGGCAGCAGAAAATATTCAACTACCTGTCCCTCCGGAAAGCGATACAGAATACGAAATTCCTCTATTTGTCGATGCCGCTGCGGAACTCGCCTCCAGGGATGTGGAAATGAGGGCCGATTTTTCTCATGGCACCGTTTTTACCCCGGCGATATTTACTACATCAGTAGCAGCGCCCGGGTTCATGTCCCGCTACTGGCCATATCTGATTGCGGCTCTGCTGGTACTTATTCTGATTGCACTGCTTATCATACTGATCAGCAAAGGGTTTTTCAGGGGAGGACGTAAGCTGGAAATAGAAATTGACTGGGAAGAAACAGACAAGAAAAAATATATCAGCCTCCCAGCCAAAGAAAAACTCTTTATCTCCGAAGGAATAAGCGGTATTGATGTTGGTCTCCACAAAACAGGAGAAGTCCTGGCCACGCTTCACAGCGAGGGGGACGAGCTGCTTATCAACACCGACAAGGAGGACCTTTTTTTGGGAGGGTCTATGAGGGGAAATGTATTGGGTAAGCCCATGAAGATAAAAGACCGCTACGGCAAGTACAAGGGCCTGACATTTTTACGCAGGAAGTAG
- the cfpA gene encoding cytoplasmic filament protein CfpA → MGSIDLPKSPMVFHPEKRSAVGSRNSLAQESRDQQAEVDRLLEEEVDKVVNHVNSKLPKEVLERLDVMGGLKEKVYNYFNQNYQNMFNRYIVTTEDEMVKKVRNFIDREEMKVLTRYTPKEIAALLDEVGGTDRFNTGEIEKSIVNMYGHLQGHIQRGVNDLENLTNSLLRQKTDVGAFIRGENAYSVVKCAFKDNIYKPKAVADVKLSVNILDSELISPIFHYQVTVEYLIKDLISKHIMDNIDKEIEQLKDQRIDEGLDELNDSEIIFEKMKRVENHTSDDKENPKSNRYRYFAKTLMERIEGLRAEIDPEAFDQLNIRENLKEIIDIENIRNRGYNTAINSITSILDTSKMGYQYIENLKNTRELIIREYEDTDSNNLPDERYQIRMKYYDNAQLIEERKAYDVMIKSLEIEVQHIWDVLDMVYEDTKFWKRISDFNDLAAIYKNKIRKKIKTKTGDPVYEDIEKSWDEISFVQPAETQVEKMNRTYIFEKDKIKNRLIRMKQKLQDMYGFRYPVQRRVMEDRLQFLEREFNKFDYMINPYHIQPGLLLDVDITSIKRKKATLDGMANVLNEFLHGVSKGFQDAAFAAFSRRRSTVREDIDMHFSSTAEEEAAKEAGGMAYLDMLNTDTEPASAPEASTSKKPKAKSKGVVDAPTKKKGKRGRPRKSKSKDSGLTTI, encoded by the coding sequence ATGGGAAGCATAGATCTACCGAAAAGTCCGATGGTTTTTCACCCGGAAAAGCGAAGCGCAGTGGGTTCGCGAAACTCTCTCGCCCAGGAAAGCCGTGATCAGCAGGCCGAAGTAGACCGACTTCTCGAGGAAGAAGTCGATAAGGTTGTTAACCACGTAAACTCGAAACTGCCGAAAGAGGTCCTGGAACGGCTCGATGTAATGGGCGGGCTGAAAGAGAAGGTTTATAACTACTTTAACCAGAACTACCAGAATATGTTTAACCGTTACATCGTCACAACTGAAGACGAGATGGTTAAAAAAGTCAGGAATTTCATTGACCGTGAAGAGATGAAGGTCCTGACCCGGTATACGCCGAAGGAGATTGCCGCTCTTCTCGACGAGGTAGGAGGAACCGACAGATTCAATACCGGGGAGATTGAAAAATCCATCGTTAACATGTATGGGCACCTGCAGGGTCATATCCAGCGGGGCGTTAACGACCTGGAGAACCTGACCAACTCCCTGTTGCGTCAAAAGACCGATGTCGGTGCTTTTATTCGCGGCGAGAATGCTTATTCGGTTGTAAAATGTGCCTTTAAAGACAACATTTACAAACCCAAGGCTGTTGCGGATGTTAAACTTTCGGTTAACATTCTCGATTCCGAGCTTATAAGCCCGATCTTTCACTATCAGGTAACTGTTGAGTACCTTATTAAGGACCTGATCTCCAAGCATATTATGGACAATATCGATAAGGAGATTGAACAGCTCAAGGATCAGCGGATTGATGAAGGCCTGGATGAACTGAACGATTCTGAGATTATCTTCGAAAAGATGAAGCGGGTAGAGAATCACACCTCGGATGACAAGGAAAACCCCAAGTCGAACCGTTACCGCTACTTTGCCAAGACCCTTATGGAGAGAATCGAAGGTCTGCGCGCGGAGATCGATCCCGAAGCCTTCGATCAGCTGAATATCCGGGAGAACCTGAAAGAGATCATCGATATCGAGAATATCCGGAACCGCGGCTACAACACCGCGATCAACTCGATTACTTCGATTCTGGACACATCGAAGATGGGTTACCAGTATATCGAGAACCTCAAGAATACCCGGGAACTCATTATCCGTGAATACGAGGACACCGATTCCAACAACCTGCCGGATGAGCGTTATCAGATCCGGATGAAGTATTACGACAATGCTCAGCTCATCGAGGAACGCAAAGCCTACGATGTAATGATCAAATCCCTCGAGATTGAGGTCCAGCATATCTGGGATGTTCTGGATATGGTCTATGAAGACACCAAATTCTGGAAACGGATTTCTGACTTCAATGATCTTGCCGCGATCTACAAGAACAAGATTCGCAAGAAAATCAAAACCAAGACAGGCGATCCGGTATACGAAGATATCGAAAAGAGCTGGGACGAGATCTCCTTCGTACAGCCTGCGGAAACACAGGTCGAGAAAATGAATCGTACCTATATCTTTGAGAAGGACAAGATCAAGAACCGACTGATCCGGATGAAACAGAAGCTGCAGGATATGTATGGTTTCCGCTATCCGGTTCAGCGCCGGGTTATGGAAGATCGACTGCAGTTCCTGGAGAGGGAGTTCAACAAGTTCGATTACATGATCAACCCTTATCACATACAGCCCGGATTGCTGCTTGACGTTGACATAACTTCGATCAAGCGCAAGAAGGCGACCCTCGACGGTATGGCCAACGTTCTGAATGAGTTCCTCCATGGAGTATCCAAGGGATTCCAGGATGCTGCCTTCGCCGCATTCTCTCGCAGACGTTCTACGGTACGGGAAGACATTGACATGCACTTCTCGTCCACCGCGGAAGAAGAGGCGGCTAAAGAAGCCGGAGGTATGGCCTATCTTGATATGCTGAATACCGATACAGAGCCGGCTTCCGCCCCGGAAGCATCTACCAGCAAAAAGCCCAAGGCAAAATCCAAAGGGGTTGTGGATGCTCCGACAAAGAAAAAGGGAAAACGAGGGCGGCCTCGAAAAAGTAAATCCAAGGATTCTGGACTGACCACTATCTAA